The genomic region GGAGGAGGTGGAAGACCGCTTCGGCACTCTGCCCCAGGCCGCACAGAATCTGCTCACCTCCTTCGTCATCAAGCTCTACGCCTCGCGCCTCTTCTTCAAGAAGGTGACGGTCCGCTCCGGGCGCATGTGGCTGGTCTGTCCCGATCCCGACAGCGAGCTGGGCAACGAATTCTACGAAAACCGCTTTCAGGACATCCTGAAGGCTCTGCAGGAGCTCGCTCCCGACAAATTTGAAGTGGTCCAGAAAAAAGACAAGGTGCGCTTCGTGGTGCACGACATCGACGGGCTGGAGGACGCCGCCACCTTCCTGAAGGACCTGCACAAGGAGCGCTTCCGGGAGGAGGTCACCCTTGCTTGAACGGATCAAGAAGATACTGCGAGAGGGCGGCGTGGCCGCCTTCCCCACCGAAACAGTCTACGGGCTGGGCGCCTACGCCTGGAACCCCGACGCCGTGCGCCGCGTCTTCGAGCTGAAGGGCCGCCCCGCCGACAACCCCCTCATCGTGCACCTGGCGTCGGCCCGCATGGCCGCAGACTTCGTCCCGGAGATTCCCGAAGACGCCCGCACCCTCATGACCGCCTTCTGGCCGGGTCCCCTTACGCTGATCCTCCCCAAAAAACCCGAAGTGCTCGACCTGGTCACCGCGGGCCTGGACACCGTGGCCCTGCGCTGGCCCGCCCATCCCCTGGCGCAGGAGCTCATCGCCACCTGTGGGCCGCTGGTGGCCCCCAGCGCCAACAAATCCGGGCGGCCCAGTCCCACGCGCCCCGAACACGTGCGCGAGGACTTCGGGGAGGATTTTCCCGTATTGGAGGCCGGCGAGACACAGATCGGGCTGGAATCGACGGTATTGGACCTTTCCCGCGAGCCCTATACCATTTTGCGGCCGGGATACATCGGCCGCGAACAGATCGAGAAAGCGCTGGGCAAGGAGGTGCGCCTGGCCGATTCAGAGGAGGGCGAAGAGACCGATGGCGAGATCCCCGGCCGTGTCGGACAAACAGACGCCGACGCCCCCGCCCGCAGCCCGGGCACCAAGTATTCTCATTACGCCCCCTCGGCCCGGGTGCGCTGGATGGAAGAGGGAGAAGAGCCCGGCCGGGACAACACCCTCTACCTGATACATGCCGAGACGGCGGCCGAGCGGCCCAACGTGGCAAGCTACGAAAGCGACTACGAGCGCATGGCCCGTGAGCTCTACGACCGCTTCCGGCAGGCCGACCGCGAGGGTTACGCCCAGGTTGCCCTCCGACCCTTCACTGCCGACCTCCGCCGGAGTAAGCCCGTCGCCGAAGCCCTTCACAACCGCATTTCGAAGGCTATTGGCTGAGCCTGTACCTTGATGCGGACTGTATTGCAATTTGTCATTATATATACGAAATTTGTCTTAGCAACCATGCCATGAATGCGTTCACTCATGAATATTATAAAAGAGATTGCCACCCATTATAAGACGGATGATCAGAGCTTATATAAGCTGAGTAAAATGGCAAGGGAGGGTATCCCTTACAGCTCTTTTACCCTGATTGTGGAAGATAATCCATTCGATCTCTCCGACTGGGCGAAGTTCCTGGATATATCAGAACGAACGCTACAGCGATACAAAAAAGAAGACACTACTTTCAGTCTCCTTCACAGCGAAAAGATCTTGGAAATAGCTCTGTTAAATTTGAAAGGTATTGAGGTATTCGGGAATAAAGAGAATTACCATACCTGGCTTGATAGTAAGAGTATCGCACTAGGTGGAATAAAACCCAGAGAATTGCTGGATAACCATTTCGGGATAGAGCTGATCCGGGGCGAGCTGATCAGAATTGAACATGGCGTCCTTGCATGACCGTATTCCGGCTGTGTCGCAAACCTTACAGAAATGACCTGTCGGGGAGAGGGGCGGAAATCAAAGGGGGGCGCTGGAACAGCGAAGGTGTACCCCTGCTCTATACATCGCAGTCCCGTGCCCTTAGCGTAGTAGAACTGGCCGTTCACCTGCCCCTCGGAATTCATCCCCTGGACTATTTCATGCTGACTATCACGGTTCCCGATTTTGTACCCGTACAATCATCGGAGGAAATGGGACTGCCGGCAGATTGGAAAGAACGCCTGCATTCGCAATCAACGAGGGAAATCGGCAATCAATTTTTTGACATGAATACCCACCTCGTACTGGAAGTCCCCTCTGCGGTTGTGGAGGGTGACCATAACTACCTGGTCAACCCCCGTCATTCAGACTTTAACCAGGTAACATTAGTTGAGACGGTCCCTTTTCAATTTGACAGACGACTATTCGAGAGGGAGATTTAGTTTACTCGCTCAGTCTGATCAAGGGAACGCCCCCTAGTCAAACACCGTGAAGGTCTGGTCGGGCTCCAGGGCCAGCACCGACTCGGTCATCAGTTCAATAAGCTGCTCCACGTCGCCCACCGAGACCGTCTCCACCGGCGAGTGCATGTAGCGCAGCGGCAGCGAAATCAACCCGCTGGGAATGCCCGTCTTCTGGTGGAATATGCTGTCGGTGTCGGTGCCCGTGCGTACGCTGTTGGCCTCGTGCTGGATGGGGATCTCCTTCTTTTCGGCCACCCCTTCCACGAACTCCACGATACGCGGGTGGTTGGCCCCGCCGTGCTGCACCACCGGACCCCTACGCATCTTGATCTGCCCGTGCTCCTTGTTGTCGATGCCGGGCGAGTCGGTGGCGTGGGTCACATCGGTGACCAGCGCCATATCGGGCTCCAGGCGGTAGCTCATCATGCGCGCGCCGTAGCCCCCGACCTCCTCCTGTACGGAGTTGAGGGCCATCACGTTCACTTTCAGCTCCTCGCGGCGCTCCTGCAGGTTCTTCAGAGCCTGGGCGATCACAAAACCGCCGATGCGGTTGTCCAGCGCCCGTCCGGTGAGAATGTCGTCCGACAGGTACTCGAAATCACTGGCGTAGGTGATGGGATCGCCCACCTGCACCATCTCCAGGGCCTCCTCCCTGTCGGAGGCGCCGATATCCACGTAGATATCCTTCCAGGCCGGCTCCTTCCCTCCCCCGTTCTTGTTCTCCTGCAGGTGAATGGCGGTGTTGCCCGTCACGCCCGAAACGCGTCCCCGCTTGTTATGAATATAGACCCGTTTGGCCCGGGCAATAGTAGAGTCGCTGCCGCCCAGCTTGTTGATGTAGACAAAACCGTTGTCGTCGATGTATTGCACGATCATCCCGATCTCGTCGCAGTGCGCCTCCAGCATGACGGTAATCACGTCGAAGCTGGTGTTCAGCTTGGCCACCGCCGAACCATAGGCGTCGGTGTCCACCTCGTCGCTGAAACGCTCGGTATACGATTTCCACACCTTCTGGCCGGCCTTCTCGAAACCGGTGGGGCTGGGCGTGATGAGCAGATCTTCCAGGAATTCCCGGGCCGCATCGTCTAACATATTCCTCTTTTTCCGTTATATTTTGGTCGCTTACGAGCCTGAATATAAGAATCCCGCGGACAGCCCTAAACCCAATTTACCAGCGCGAAACCGGTCCCCATGGACGCACCCTCCTACGACGAATCCCTCTTCCCCCACTGGTTTCGCCTGCCGGTGCGCTTCCGCGACCTCGATCCCCTCAACCACGTCAACAACGCCCTCTTCAACACCTACTACGAGGAGGCGCGCATCGATTTCATCCGGGAAGTGCCCGCCCTGGTGCGCGGGCTGGAGGAGGGCTTCAGCTTCGTGCTGGCTGAGATCACCATCCGCTACCTGCATCCGGCCGAATTCCCCGACACTCTGCTGATCGGCACAGGCATCACGGACACGGGCAACAGCAGCATCAGCAGCTACCAGGCCGTCTTTTCGGGGGAGGAGAATCGGCTGCTCTCCACCGCCCGGGCCACGGGCGTCTGGTTTGACGTGGAGGCGGGACGGCCCGCGCGCCTGCCCGACCTCCCCGACCCGGAGGCTTTCCGCCCCGACGAACGCATGCTAAGCTATCGCGACCATGGATAAGAGCACCCAGTACAAAATTTTCAACGATCCCATCCACGGTTTCATCACCGTGCCCAAGGGCACCATCCTGCGGCTGATTGATCATGCGAATGTGCAGCGCCTGCGCCGCATCAAGCAGATGGGCCTGGGCTACCTTGTTTTCCCCGCCGCCGAGCACTCGCGCTTCTCTCACGCCATCGGCGCCATGGAACTGGCCCAGCGCACCCTCAACAACCTGCGCGAGAAAGACACCACCATCAGCGAGGCCGAGTACGAGGCCACCCTCATCGCGGTGCTCATGCACGACGTGGGACACGGTCCCCTCTCCCACACCCTGGAGTACGACCTCATCACCGACTTCCACCACGAAATGATGACCCTGGCGGTGATGAAAAGGATGAACAAGGAGTTCGACGGGGCCCTGGACCTGGCCATCAAGATCTTCACCGGGCAATATCCCAAAAAGCCCTTTTTGAATCAGCTCATTTCCTCGCAGCTCGACATCGACCGGCTGGACTATCTGAAGCGCGACAGCTTTTTCACGGGCGTCTACGAGGGCTCGGTGGGCATTGACCGCATCCTGAAGACCATGCGGGTGCACAAGGGCAACATCGTCATCGAAAAGAAGGGCATCTACGCCATCGAGAACTACATTCTGGCGCGCCGGCTCATGTACATGCAGGTCTACCTGCACAAGACCGTGCTCAGCGCCGACAAGCTGGTGCGAAACATCTTCGCCCGCGTGCGCCAGCTCATCGACCGAGGCATCAAGCTTTACCACCCTTCCCCTTCCATGGAGTATTTTCTGAAAAAGAAGCCCTCCGCCAAAAAGGGCATCAGCGGGGAGATCCTCGACCGCTACCTGGATCTGGATGACAACGACGTCTTCCAGAGCATCAAGTACTGGCAGAAATCCAGCGATCCCGTGCTGGCTGACCTCTGCCGGCGATTTCAGTCGCGTACCCTTTTCCGCACGACCTTTACCGGGGGACGCAAAATTACCAAGAAGATGAAGGAGGAGGTTAAACGGAAGACCAGGGCGGTGCTGGAGAAGCAGGGGCTGCCAGCCGATGAGGAGGCCGCCTCCTACTATTATGCCTTCGACCGCAGCTACAGCGAAGCCTACAAATACGAAAAAGAGGGCATCTGGATCCTGGAGGGCAAAGAAAAAGCGGTGGAGTTCTCAAAAGCCGCTGACACCGACAATATTATTGCGCTCACCGAGCCCGTGGTGAAGCCCTTCATTGTGCACTTGAAGGATTTTGAAATTGAGGGGATTTAATACTTTCACCTTGCCAGTTCCTGCATTGGCGGGAGGGTCGAGACGATTATTCGACGCTCCAAAAAGACGACCAACAAACCTTTAAATCTCTAATCACGGGCGTAGCTGTTTAGGTGAAGCTTTCACAGAATGACTGAGATTCTCGTCCGGCTAGCCACCCGGCCCCGAATTGATAAGCCACATAAGTCCATAGACGCTTCCCCTTTGGGAAGTAGTCTCAGATAAACGCCTGGACAACAATTAATGTCCAATTGACCGAAGAACTGTTACTATCACTGTAAATAAATAGGATAAATAGAGCTGAAATTATTAGTGAAAACAGGTGTCCACCAGCCCTTCCAACAGGTCATAGAAAAGGTGTGGGAAGAGATGCCTTTCTAATACATAAACGCGTTAATGCGTGGGTTATATGGCGGCTCTTGTTTGCTATAGTTGAAGTTTAAACTAGTTTAAGATTCGTTCAAATTATCTTCAAGGTTTTTGTTATTGGGATTGCAGGTTTTAAGGTTTGATAGACCACGCAACTTTTTACTGCAGCACCAAATAAAGTATTTAAAACCTTTTCTCCTGCATTGTCTGAACCTAATTCTACCTCCATATTAATTTTTTGAAATCCAACTGGAACAGATTTATCAAACTTTAATGTTCCGCGGACATCAAGGTTGGCTTCAACTGACACTTTTGTGTGCTGCAATTGAACTTCTAATCTATCTGCAATCATTCTTAAGGTACTTTCTAAGCAAACAGCCAATGCGGCACATAAAATGTCTCCGGGTGTTGAGTAATCGTGATCACCGCCTACAGCTCTATGGAGACCCGTTTTGAGTGGTAATTTTAGCTCATCATTCATTAGAACTTTAGAATGAAATGGATCATCCAAGTTTTCACCTTCAACTACTGCTGAATCTATAATTAACGCTTTCTGTGGGTCATCATCATAGATTTTCTTTAGTTGATTATGCCTTTTTACGACTTCGGATTTTACATTTCGCAGTTTAAGTTTTTTAGCTAAATGCTTAGCGGTAAATTTAATGTCGTCTTTTTCCATAAAATGTATTTATGCTTTTTTAATGGGTATTAACATTGGAATAACCCCAGTGCGGTTGATGTTATCCTCACTTCGCTCATAAGTTTTCTTAAGGTTATTCTTATAAATTAAATAAACAATTTGAAGAAAATCGCTCTCAAATCAAAGTAACTTACTACATCACCGCACTGTTTGGATGCTGAATTAAGCCATATAACGACATTGCGCATAAGCTGCAGGAGCCAACGCGTTGAAATAATTTACAAATGAATGGATGAATAATAAATGGAAGCGGGCAGGAACAGGCGAGGCCTGTCCGCTTAGTGCGCTGGTTATGTGGTGGTCCTATTCAATTGAGAATTTGGGCTCAGGGTTAACTAGTTCTCTCATTTTTCAATTCTCTCGGTAATTATCAATCATAAAAATGCTCCCATCTCGATTTAGAAAGAGATTTTCCTCCGATGTGAGTAGCTGATAATCATATTTCCCCAGAAATGATGCCTCTCTAGAGGTGTTGTCAATGCTGTAGTGGCTGTATGAAATCATAAATGAAGTGGAGTTGGGCTCCTCACGAACTCCATTAACGACACGGACCATCACATCTCCATTTTCTTCTAAATATAGACCGTTCATAGCATCGTAATCTGCGATTATAGGAGAAAGACCTCTCATATCCCCTTCAGAAGAATAACGGATTTCCAAGTTAGCATAGTTAAAATCTTCTACGCGGTACAGTCGATCCAGTTCAAAATCATTGTTAAAAACATAGACCAAAGGGAAAGAATTGTACATCAAATAAATAAGATTTCTATCCG from Balneolaceae bacterium harbors:
- a CDS encoding M42 family metallopeptidase encodes the protein MLDDAAREFLEDLLITPSPTGFEKAGQKVWKSYTERFSDEVDTDAYGSAVAKLNTSFDVITVMLEAHCDEIGMIVQYIDDNGFVYINKLGGSDSTIARAKRVYIHNKRGRVSGVTGNTAIHLQENKNGGGKEPAWKDIYVDIGASDREEALEMVQVGDPITYASDFEYLSDDILTGRALDNRIGGFVIAQALKNLQERREELKVNVMALNSVQEEVGGYGARMMSYRLEPDMALVTDVTHATDSPGIDNKEHGQIKMRRGPVVQHGGANHPRIVEFVEGVAEKKEIPIQHEANSVRTGTDTDSIFHQKTGIPSGLISLPLRYMHSPVETVSVGDVEQLIELMTESVLALEPDQTFTVFD
- a CDS encoding antitoxin Xre/MbcA/ParS toxin-binding domain-containing protein is translated as MRSLMNIIKEIATHYKTDDQSLYKLSKMAREGIPYSSFTLIVEDNPFDLSDWAKFLDISERTLQRYKKEDTTFSLLHSEKILEIALLNLKGIEVFGNKENYHTWLDSKSIALGGIKPRELLDNHFGIELIRGELIRIEHGVLA
- a CDS encoding OsmC family protein, yielding MEKDDIKFTAKHLAKKLKLRNVKSEVVKRHNQLKKIYDDDPQKALIIDSAVVEGENLDDPFHSKVLMNDELKLPLKTGLHRAVGGDHDYSTPGDILCAALAVCLESTLRMIADRLEVQLQHTKVSVEANLDVRGTLKFDKSVPVGFQKINMEVELGSDNAGEKVLNTLFGAAVKSCVVYQTLKPAIPITKTLKII
- a CDS encoding RES family NAD+ phosphorylase, with amino-acid sequence MTVFRLCRKPYRNDLSGRGAEIKGGRWNSEGVPLLYTSQSRALSVVELAVHLPLGIHPLDYFMLTITVPDFVPVQSSEEMGLPADWKERLHSQSTREIGNQFFDMNTHLVLEVPSAVVEGDHNYLVNPRHSDFNQVTLVETVPFQFDRRLFEREI
- a CDS encoding thioesterase family protein; amino-acid sequence: MDAPSYDESLFPHWFRLPVRFRDLDPLNHVNNALFNTYYEEARIDFIREVPALVRGLEEGFSFVLAEITIRYLHPAEFPDTLLIGTGITDTGNSSISSYQAVFSGEENRLLSTARATGVWFDVEAGRPARLPDLPDPEAFRPDERMLSYRDHG
- a CDS encoding L-threonylcarbamoyladenylate synthase; translation: MLERIKKILREGGVAAFPTETVYGLGAYAWNPDAVRRVFELKGRPADNPLIVHLASARMAADFVPEIPEDARTLMTAFWPGPLTLILPKKPEVLDLVTAGLDTVALRWPAHPLAQELIATCGPLVAPSANKSGRPSPTRPEHVREDFGEDFPVLEAGETQIGLESTVLDLSREPYTILRPGYIGREQIEKALGKEVRLADSEEGEETDGEIPGRVGQTDADAPARSPGTKYSHYAPSARVRWMEEGEEPGRDNTLYLIHAETAAERPNVASYESDYERMARELYDRFRQADREGYAQVALRPFTADLRRSKPVAEALHNRISKAIG
- a CDS encoding HD domain-containing protein, with the protein product MDKSTQYKIFNDPIHGFITVPKGTILRLIDHANVQRLRRIKQMGLGYLVFPAAEHSRFSHAIGAMELAQRTLNNLREKDTTISEAEYEATLIAVLMHDVGHGPLSHTLEYDLITDFHHEMMTLAVMKRMNKEFDGALDLAIKIFTGQYPKKPFLNQLISSQLDIDRLDYLKRDSFFTGVYEGSVGIDRILKTMRVHKGNIVIEKKGIYAIENYILARRLMYMQVYLHKTVLSADKLVRNIFARVRQLIDRGIKLYHPSPSMEYFLKKKPSAKKGISGEILDRYLDLDDNDVFQSIKYWQKSSDPVLADLCRRFQSRTLFRTTFTGGRKITKKMKEEVKRKTRAVLEKQGLPADEEAASYYYAFDRSYSEAYKYEKEGIWILEGKEKAVEFSKAADTDNIIALTEPVVKPFIVHLKDFEIEGI